The nucleotide sequence CAGTGACGTGATGACGTGGTTACTTGGTGATTTGCGGCACTCATCacattttttggccatttgtggTTCGAACTGAGCCATGCTGATTATCAGGTGATTCTGTCACGTGACCAGACTTGGTGGTTCTGTGGTCACATGAAACTGATCCACGGCAGCCTGTGGAGGTTGGATCCGATTCAGAGCCAAAAGCAGAAGAACCGGGTTCCGCGGCGCTACAAATACGGGCGCAGCGTCACCGACCAATCAGGCACCGCGGCTGCACTTTGCGCACTGAGGACGACGCAGACATGAGTCGAGGTGAGGAAGGAAAACTTCTCATGTTTTCGTCTGATAGTATGTGCAAAGAAAGAGTCAATGTATGACGTCACAGAGTGTTTGATGATTCCACTGACTTTTCCTTCCACCTGTGGACAGTTTTGGACATCGAGCGATGTGACCTGGACATTAAGACCAACAACTTCATCCATCACACAGACCTGCAGGGTGAGGACAGGCTGGTCGTCAGACGGGGACAAGTCTTCAACATCGTCTTCTACCTGACACCCGGCAGCCCGCAGCTCCAACCGGGCGGAACTGGCTTCACTCTCATCGCCGAAACAGGTCTGGTTCCGGTCATGGGTTCGTCTGGGTTTTTGCGCAGTCGGATCAGTGCTGACGTCTGTCTCTGCAGGTCCGGTCCGGAGTCAAGAATTCGGCACCAAAGTCCGCTTCGGTCTGCAAGAGTCCACGTTAGACTGTGCGTGGAGCGCGTGCACAGCGTATGACCCTTCAGGAAACGTCGTGTCCGTGTCGATCAGCTCCGCCCCCGACGCCCCCATTGGACACTACACCCTGATCCTGGACCAGGACGGACACACCACCACCTTAGGACACTTCATCTTGCTGTTCAACCCCTGGTGCCCCAGTGAGCGCGTCCTTACACTTTTTATTCAGAAATCATTTATTAGTGTGATTAAAAAGTGTCatacataaatagaaatataacaactgtcagaaaaacattaaaaaactGTCCAgaaatgttacaaaaaaaaactgtccagctATATAAAAACtgtcagaaaaaataaaaatgtcagaaaaaaacatataaaaACTGTCCAGAAATATAACAATTGTCCAGAAATATAAAAATTGTTAGAAATTACAACTGAGCAATGATGAAAAAAATTAAGTGATTGAATGAAAAAATAATGATTAACCccatgattaatcatgattaatcgcacagcgattcattggaattggggttgtagatcttGTTAAAATGATGTCCATAGGtgttttgatgtctaaattatgaaacaacatgACATCATAAGTGAGTGGTTGGCTTGGATTATGGGCTTCAAAATACTGAGCTTCATGTTATTTCAATGTTGTGATGttgaaagttgattgattgattgattgattgaaaagcagataatgtcataacttaattttttctggagtctgacttgtGCGTTTCAACCTTCAAactaatgtatcactccataaaaaaatgTAACTCTTTTATTATTCAGCAAtacattagtttaaataacttagtgttttcagtgttttattgagtgataccttagtttaaagttatttacaaccccaattccaatgaagttgggatgttgtgtaaaatgtaaataaaaacataataattgaatacaccacaaagacaagatatttaatgttccaactgataaacttttttgttgttgtggaaatatttgctcattttgaaatggatgcctgcaacatgtttcaaaaaagttgggacggggaaacaaaagactgggaaagttgaggaatgctcaaagaacacttaaatggaaacaggtgaatgtcatgattgggtataaaaggagcatccccaatccATCCACTAATCAGCCTGcagtctgtagcaatccatttcGCTGTTGTTTTTATGAGCCTCTCTTGGCTTTGTTTATCAATAGTTCTCCATGTTGGTTGGTTTATCTGCCAATTCTTTTGTTTTCCAGTGTCAGGGACTCATCACACTGGTTCCTGTGAGCGCGGCAGCAGTCAGCGATAGACTTGCAAAACAAAAGCGtgtgagcaacagactcttacaataaaaaaacaactgcattaatgtgtaattaaaaaaattgttggtgttaattaattaatgcgtTAACGTGATAATAACGTGTTAACTTGCCCAGCTCTATTAGAAATATAAAAACTGTCCAGAAATATAAAAATTGACAAGAAACATAAAAACTGTccagaaatataaaaatagtcaGAAATGTAAAAATTGTCCATAAATATAAAAATGACTAAAAATGTAAAAGTTGAAATTTTAAATTCTTTCACCAGAGATGGTCTGTTTGCTGGTTTATTATTAATGTAGTCTAGATTTATGTGATCTGACCTACACACCCACTAATCCTGATTAAAGTCATGTTATGAAATTTCATGGAGATCCTGTGAAGAATGTGATGTGATCCACAGCAAAAATTGGAGTGTTAAAATTTCAGGCAAACATTTCACAATTGATTTTTTTCTCTAAGTGTTAAATTTAACACTCTCAGTGTTAAACCTTGCACGTTGTTGCACTTGTTTCTCAGAGATTTTATCAGTCTTGACTTTAAATTTATGAGAATTATAATCCCAAAGTCAAGATTGTGGTTAAAGCAGtggacttcagaccagaggatccttggttcaaatcccagccagagtggaaaatcactaaggacccctgggcaaggtccttaatgtgtgtgtgtgtgtgtgtgtgtgtgtgtgtgtgtgtgtgtgtgtgtgtgtgtgtgtgtgtgtgtgtgtgtgtgtgtgtgtgtgtgtgtgttaggcatCAGTTTAAAATactctgagcttctgattcagatggagtgTGTTCTATAAAAGCGATTCATTTGTATCAACTCTGGACAGGTTAATTTCAACTCTGTACATATTCTAACTCTTTGAGTCTAATTTGCACCACTTCTGTCTGAAAGTAGATTTCACTCTGTCACAGCCACAACTTTATCAGTAATGCTGTAAAATATAACATTTTTCATTGTCTGAcatgacagttaaaaaaaaaaagattaactaATATGTGTTTGAGAAATGTTTTTGAAACATGGAAAACACAAGTCAGTGACAAAATAAGTTTGAACCTTTTGCCTTTAAACTAATTTTGCTATTGAGTTTACTGGTGTTTTTAAGTCAGCATTTGACCTTATTTTTACAGTGCAGCAGATACGACATGTGAATAAATATTATTCTGTGTGAATGTCTCAGGAGACGCCGTTTACATGCGCAGCGAGACAAAGCGGCAGGAGTATGTTTTGTCTCAGCACGGGCTGATCTACAGGGGGACACATAAAATGATCTCAGGGACCCCCTGGAACTTTGGGCAGGTACAGAACCTGTGCAGCTTTCTCACCTTATCTGTTCTACTGCACATTCTGCACATCTCTTCCCTCTGCTTGCAGTTTGAGTCAGGAATACTGGACATCTGTCTAAAACTGCTGGACAAAAACCCCAAGTTTGAGTCTGATCCTGACCAGGATTGCAGCGCCAGGAGGGACCCCGTCTATGTGACCCGAGTGCTGAGCGCCATGGTGGGTAGAAGAACAAAACTGACACGTTGTACCCATTCGGTGGCATTACTTCAACTGTGTAGAACATCATCAAAAAGGGAGAAGTCCACTTTCAATTTTTGTTTCTCCGGATAAACGTCTTACTTTCCACCTGGGTTTATTTTACACTCaactttattttactttattttattttgattgtTGAGGTATACAAAAATAAGAATttctggaccatgttttccttaactaaactactccaaaatcaaaTCATCTCAAGAAATCTTTCAGTGAACATTCCCActtagtttgaaggaaatctgtccagcagTTATTGAGTtgtcttgtccaaagaaaacaataccctgctatcaCCGCTTCACCAACACTCAGGGTAAATAGTGCGTCGCTGTTTCACCTCTGATGTTTCTGAAAATGTCACTAATCAAAGACAATATTCTCCATCAAGCAGGTTCCAACTTCTTGGAGTAACAGTTCCCTGAATCACTCTGCAGAAGGGAGTCTCATCCTCATTTTTCTTCATTTCCACCAcgaataacaacaaaaataacacaAACAACCTACTTTCTAATCATTAGGACACTGGTGGTATAAAACATGAAAGAATATGGCCAGTTAGGTGAAGTGGTTTTTTTGGTTCTTTTGTAAAATACAGCTCAGGCAGCATCACAGTTTGTTGTTGCTACTCACATATTCAGACGCATTCAGACGTGTCCCAGTCAGCCACAATTCATTAAAACATCTTTTGACTGTTTCATTGCAAACCTTTTTCCTACCAAAAaggacaaaaatgtaaaaaaaaaacaaaaaaaaaagacaaaaagaccaaaacaacaaaaaaagacaaaaagcaacaaaaatgacaaaagaCAAATGTGATGGGAAAAcggacaaaaaacaacaaaaaggacaaaaatgacaaacaataaaaaatgacaaatttgatgacaaaatgacaaaaccaaccaaaagaataaaaatagagAAATACTATGAACAGGTAAGTGAGACACAAATACTACAGTTGATACAGTGGTTCATGTGAGTCCAGTGTGtgttcaataaaacagattcaacAAAAGTACTGTTGACCTGGaatacacataaataaatatacagacTTACTGTGAACAGTGTGGATTGTCCTGTTTCACAGCAGCAGGACGGAAGGACCTGCCGTCCATCTCCTCCAGACACTCATCAGCACGTCCAGAGTTTATAACAGACGTCCTTTTTTTCACCTCTTTTGTCACACAGATCAACAGTAACGACGACAGTGGCGTGCTGGTCGGCCAGTGGCATGACTACACGGGTGGAGTTCACCCTGCGGTGTGGATGGGCAGCGGGGACATCCTGCGCCAGTGGTCAGAGAGCGGACCGGTCCGTTACGGACAGTGCTGGGTCTTTGCAGCTGTGGCCTGCACAGGTTGGTGCAGGAACCTGAACACACCGTTTGGTTCACGCTGAGTTTTTAACAGTTTATCCAGATGTTTAAGTGTTTTATTTCTTGCTCCCTTGAGGTGTCATGTTTGATGATATACTGAGTATTTCCTCAACAGCATCCACTTCAAACTTTAAGTACCTGAATGTTACTGGacaggattctttgtgggtcaaaagtaataaaactaataataaaggattattaactgagcatgaGGTCTgaacggggaaatatcagactgaggtgttttGACCTCTCTGCACTTGGTCCGTGCGAAAAACAGAGGTCGACTATGAAACTGCTGACGGTTTCTTCACCTCCGTGAAGGACTTGCTAACCGacggtccggtcgttagctggtaaactttcaaccTGTGTGTTTTTACGATGCTCTTTAGATATgttcgacttggtttttctaatcgtgtttttagcttcctggtttgtaacgaaaatacacattctggaccaattgtcatggtaacggactgatatgggaaaatatccaaccggtaatcagccaatcagagcagacatagtgtcacagccatataataaatgctaATTATTTATACATTTTCATTAGTTAATCAACAGAAAATACATGTTGAGCTTCCAGACCCTCCTATTCCTACTACTGTTGTAGTCCTGGAGTCGGGTCCTGCTATTGAGACCATCTGCTCACTGACTCGTCTCGGAATTGAAAGCAGTTCTACTCAACTGCAGTAGAATAAGTGAAcatgttcattaaaaatattattaCATGAATCATTATTAACATGCAGTAATGTGAGTTCAGTATCGGTCTCAGAGACTTTAAACATGTTCAGTTTTGGAGTACTTTACTTTTTGCTTGGAAGTTGAATCCTGCTGAGGTGCTGATCCAGACTTCCTGACACAAATATCACTTTTTAATATTAACAGAGGTAAAGTTAAGTCTCGGTCTCTGACTGGGTCTCGACCTCTCCGACATCCTAAACTCTTGGTCTGGACCCTTTAAGGTCTTGGCTCAGACTCAGTATAGTTGGTCTTGTCCCCGTCCATTCATattttggcagtgacattcatgtctctgggtcccttTGAGACTTTGAGATGTCTGCTAAGACCTTACAGAGTCATGAGGTGTTGGGTGATGCTGATAaatttgcagaagaatgaaggtctttagggtcctggtgcttcctgtcttgctgtatggttgcgagacttggacgctaacctgTGACCTGAGACACTGACTGGACGTCCTTGGTTCCAGGTCTCTCCAGAGGATTGTTGAGTACCGTAGGAAAGACTTTGTGATTAATTGGACAGCCTCAGATCAGGagtatcactttcattgtgagATACATTTTGGCAATGTGGTACATTTGACGGTACGTGATCCAGCACGCAACTCCTTCGGTGTTCAGGACACCAACAACTGGAAAAAGCCGAGGACACGCCCTTGTGACAGAGGGCTATTTCTGTGAGGTGGGGATGGCCTTGTTGTCTGTGTGGGTGGCTGCCACTATCCAGGACCTGAATCAGTTCTGCAGGAGGTGGACGTGGTGATACACATCGAATAAAGTTATTTGTTGATATCAAAAGCCTTATAACAACTTCATGGGTCATATCCGTCCCAGTAGTCTGAGACACCTGATCCAAGGTTGTTATAACTGAGAAAGTAAAATTAGAGCATTGTGACAACATGAATCTTAATGTCAAAGAGAATGGGTTTGAAGATCAGAATGCTGGCGGCACAGTTTTTTCCTTATTTTCCACATTAATGTTTTGTGTCCTTGAACATCCAGAACAGAAACTCTGACCTCCTTTGATGTTTTCCAGCTGATTTATAGCTGACGATGTGTGAAGCCTGTTTGCGTGCGGGAGCAGTGACATGGAATTCTGCTTCCTTCTCCAGTGTCGCGGGCCCTCGGGATCCCGTGTCGAGTGGTTACTAACTTTGGATCGGCTCATGACACCAACGCCAATCTACTGATAGAAAACCTTTACGATGAAACTGGTGAAAGTCTTTCTGAGGGGGATTCAGTCTGGTAAGTATCGTGTACAAATCAGACTTATCATCTGTTACCAACAGGCAtaaattaattcatactttttaaACCAATATTTCATGGACACGacacaaggtctaacctgacCCACCCCGTGAACAAGAACACTGGCAGTCGTGGTCAGGAAAAGCTCCcagaggaagaaagctcaagcagaccagactgctgCTCTGGACATACTGCAAATTCTAGATGATTggttgttggggtgaaatatggtggggatcTTGTGGGCCCTGTGGTTGCTACGGCAACAGTGAaggtccaacaggaaccctgaacacaagacagctaacaagaagtcctcaatagtggatcaggcagaggaggtgaggCTTTGCAACCCAgcggctgtgaaggtggatgaaggctgccgCAGGTCCTCAGATCCTGATCTTCTGGGATTTCCCAGTTATTGGACCAGACTCAGGATCTGTCAGAGACCATGTGTTTATGGGCGTGTAGCCACATTCTCATGTTAAACAAACTCACTCACAGGTGTCTCTAGATCAACCCTGAATGTATCAATCAAGAGACAGTCTCCCTGGTAAGGGACAGATTACCACAACTAcgaattaacaaataaaataaagtacaacaaagaatctTCAAACAAGGACCGAGAAGACACTGCAAAGCATGCAGTTACTCATAAAGTCCAATGGTCCTATTAACCAATGGTCCCAACAAGCAAGCAGGAAAGATCATGGAACATCAGTGAGTTCACATTTCTGGGTCTTGGACCCACATAGACTGTCTCAGTTGTCTAGGGACTTCATTTCATCATGTTCGACTTGACAGTGTGACATATTGTTGCAGGAATTTCCACGTTTGGGTGGATAGCTGGATGACTCGTCCAGATCTGGGGCCCGAGTGTGATGGATGGCAAACCAGTGATCCAACCCCACAGGAGGAAAGTGAAGGTAAACTGGAACTTTAATGCAAACAGTTTTCAATGAGTCTgctgtttctgtttctttcttcttcttcttctcttgttTACTGCTTTGGCAAACCATCACTTCCTCACCCCGCCATAACCAAAGTGGTCACAGGTTCTGGTCACGATTCACATTCACATGACATTTGACCTCAGGATTGTTGTGCTGTAGCCTAAAACcaacctgctcagagtgccgctgtcATTGGACcggcatctctgctattttggcattgtgggatagctcacccacagattgagctcgctggactactgttgccaccctgctcagcatgccgctctcgttggagcaacaacatacaggatgtgtctcttcccagatagatctctttcagtgcagtttCTTGTTCTgcctttaacacgaagttaacacccaagtcgttcatcgccaactgtaaatagtaatcaaaacattccaatcgtatctttctgaactcttccatcaaactccatcgtgtcaatgtttacaatgtgcttgagcgataacaggtgaagttgttcataaactttaagtttcttaaatatttattacagccactcttaaaacttctgttatctttataattttattacaggtaaattttagaattatttagatgagatatacttattatctcacaggaatatatcctaattatctgggaactacgttttgcccaggaattcatcaagcacatcggccgcgggCTGAGCAACGAGCGAGGAGAAAGGAGAGGACAGCGGCGGCCTCACCAGGCGTCACAGCACACGtccaacaaatgcagcagagagcGTCACTCACACATTGGACTGATATGTCATTTGCGCACATGCAGAtagaaacaaaatacaaaaatttccagtatattcattttgtcagctgtgtcggtagcatggcccaagcagagggtcgcccctctgagtctggtctgcttgaggtttcttcctaaaatcatcagagggagtttttctttaccactgtcacctgtgttcttgctctgggggttggtaaggttagaccttacttgtgtgaaccgCCTTGtgggaactttgttgtgatttggtgctatataaatgaaataattagaggaggaatcactcgggaggagctcggagtcgagccgctgctcctccatgtcgaaaggagtcagttgaggtggctcgggcatcttttctggatgccccctggacgcctcgctggagaggtgttccgggcacatcccattgggaggaggccccggggaagacccaggacacgctggagggactacatctcttggctggcttgggaacgccttggggttcccccggaggagctgggggaggtgtgtgtggatcgggaggtctgggcggctttgcttgagctgctgcccccgcgacccgactctggataaagcggaagaaaatggatggatggataaatgaaataaattgaattgaatggggaaaagtgtataaaaagcaaacaaacaaacaaaaaaacagcaaaaaacaaactggacgctACGCTATCGTCTCCTGCAGGCAGTTGGACGGATGCCAGGAGGAGATGTGGAAATGAGGtgtaaagctcagagcacagatggAGTGCTACTTcattctccacacacacacacaaaggatgGCATTTTCCAGTGCAGAGGGAAAATGGAAGAGTCGGAAGTTTAACAACAGTTATTTGATGTCATTGTGTCAGAACCTTGTGTGCCTGATGATGTGGCTTAAAGTTTTATGTTGCTTTCAGGTGTTTTCTGCTGCGGGCCGGCTTCACTGAGGGCCATCAAAGAAGGAGAGCTGACTAAGAACTACGACACGCCTTTTATTTTTGCTGAGGTGTGTTTTCCCTTTAAGCAGAGACAAAACCAAACtattattatctatattataaaagccaagtggcctgtctgtgcgtgcgtgtgtacggcttcagtcagaggaactgtggagaGTTGACATTTACCATTGGTATCCTTATCCtctaaacaatggacgttgatatttacattctggactcacacaccactcCAACTCATAATAGAAACTTAATTTATTAccaaccttgaaaaatgtcagctacctattttatgaacacaACCCAAtccagagcccgtggatccccaccagCAACACGCTAGTTCTTATTATGATGCTAAGACTCAGTTGTAGCTCCAAACAAAAGCTCTCATGTAAACCTGATTTGTGAGGAAATAAACTCCTTTGGGCTGTTTGTTGATTGACTGTTGACCTTCTCCATGTTCTCCATGCTCTCCTGGCCTGTGGAATCAGGTGAATGCAGACGTTGTGGACATGGTGCGTCTGTCAAATGGAGAGTTTGTCAAATTTAGCGGGTCGAGTAAATCTGTGGGAAAATGCATCAGCACCAAAGCTGTAGGTTCTGATGACCGCCGTGACATCACGCACAAGTACAAGTATCCTGAAGGTACGatgctcacacagacacacactccatCCTGCAGGCACTCGAGAGCCGCGTGCGTCTGAGTGCTGACCTGTGATGGTTTTCAGGCTCAGTGGAGGAGCGGCGGGTTTTTGAGAAGGCTCAGCACCACAACAAGCTCCAGCAGCGAGGAGAAGAGCCAGGACTCCATATCAAGGTGTCTCTGAGCTCTTACACTCACAAACACAAGCACAGAggacaaagtccacacagaagagACATAAGTGAGACTGCGGGCGTTTACAAAATAATTCTTCAGAATGTCAAAGTCGTAAAAACCCTGATCCAGTTTAGAACTAGAGCGCcgcactcatagagcgcaaacctccaccactaGCTTTCAATTCCAcccattttaccttggaaaaaactttcaaggtcaaagtcctgttagaagtgacttttcataagataaaatataatacaaatataGATTAAATGGCTTTTCAATGTCAAAATCAAATATAGTAAATCAGcggtccggatcagatccagatcaaactttgtcaggcgataaagAATAccgtcctacataacactctcaaatatgaaagaatgttcatcttttttgacagtttttttttttaattcattaaattttaaaggatagagatttttccaagatttttcctgactttgacctttgaccttggaaattgaatcagttcttgcctatcaggatatgaatcttcagtaaaatttc is from Thalassophryne amazonica unplaced genomic scaffold, fThaAma1.1, whole genome shotgun sequence and encodes:
- the LOC117506166 gene encoding protein-glutamine gamma-glutamyltransferase 2-like, with the translated sequence MSRVLDIERCDLDIKTNNFIHHTDLQGEDRLVVRRGQVFNIVFYLTPGSPQLQPGGTGFTLIAETGPVRSQEFGTKVRFGLQESTLDCAWSACTAYDPSGNVVSVSISSAPDAPIGHYTLILDQDGHTTTLGHFILLFNPWCPRDAVYMRSETKRQEYVLSQHGLIYRGTHKMISGTPWNFGQFESGILDICLKLLDKNPKFESDPDQDCSARRDPVYVTRVLSAMINSNDDSGVLVGQWHDYTGGVHPAVWMGSGDILRQWSESGPVRYGQCWVFAAVACTVSRALGIPCRVVTNFGSAHDTNANLLIENLYDETGESLSEGDSVWNFHVWVDSWMTRPDLGPECDGWQTSDPTPQEESEGVFCCGPASLRAIKEGELTKNYDTPFIFAEVNADVVDMVRLSNGEFVKFSGSSKSVGKCISTKAVGSDDRRDITHKYKYPEGSVEERRVFEKAQHHNKLQQRGEEPGLHIKIKLSDDMMVGSDFDVHTVIRNNYMKAKTCKCLFFAKAVGYNGTRGESCGFTSDTVDVAAGEERRLSLTLKYKNYGPVITSDRLIHLTAVTMDKQTTDYQKEDKTIVLDQPQIKIRLLGEATIEQAVTAELTFTNPLPEPLQDCSFVLEGVHLTDGKPVTHKTGVVGPKKETKASVELTPSKTGSSMLLVNFDSDN